A part of Mycolicibacterium sp. TUM20985 genomic DNA contains:
- the ctaE gene encoding aa3-type cytochrome oxidase subunit III — protein MTSGTAITARVHSLNRPNMVAVGTIVWLSSELMFFAGLFAMYFTARAQSEAWPPPPTELNLALAVPVTLILIASSFTCQMGVFAAERGDVFGLRRWYVATFAMGLLFVLGQAYEYYNLVREGTTISSSAYGSVFYLTTGFHGLHVIGGLVAFIMLLMRTRMSKFTPAQATAAIVVSYYWHFVDIVWIALFATIYFVR, from the coding sequence ATGACAAGCGGAACCGCCATCACGGCGCGGGTTCACTCACTCAATCGACCCAACATGGTCGCCGTCGGCACCATCGTCTGGCTCTCCAGCGAGCTGATGTTCTTCGCGGGGTTGTTCGCGATGTACTTCACCGCCCGCGCGCAGTCCGAGGCGTGGCCCCCACCCCCCACGGAACTCAACCTCGCCCTCGCCGTACCCGTGACGTTGATCCTGATCGCGTCCTCCTTCACCTGTCAGATGGGAGTCTTCGCCGCCGAACGCGGCGACGTGTTCGGCTTACGCCGCTGGTACGTCGCCACCTTCGCCATGGGGCTGCTCTTCGTACTCGGACAGGCCTATGAGTACTACAACCTCGTGCGCGAGGGAACCACCATCTCCAGCAGCGCCTACGGCTCGGTCTTCTACCTGACCACTGGTTTTCACGGGCTGCACGTCATCGGCGGTCTTGTCGCCTTCATCATGTTGCTCATGCGCACGCGCATGAGCAAGTTCACCCCCGCCCAGGCGACGGCGGCCATCGTCGTCTCCTACTACTGGCACTTCGTGGACATCGTGTGGATCGCGCTGTTCGCCACCATTTACTTCGTACGGTGA
- a CDS encoding copper resistance CopC family protein, whose amino-acid sequence MTKTVLRTIAASLIALVLSLLGAGIAAAHTALVDSDPARDANLTSSPTAILLTFSEDINPAFATVVVSGADGRNWVSGSPKVEGPRLTAVVGPNRPATGVYTVGYRVVSTDGHPVTGSYTFTIAGVPGEGPPSPAPTEPAPNAGAAPSQSAPEGSDTKTTVITAAVAGLALGAAIAFWQSRKHRRKDAAADAMGPANPTDLGEESDTR is encoded by the coding sequence GTGACCAAGACCGTCCTGCGCACCATCGCGGCGTCGCTGATAGCGCTGGTCCTCTCATTGCTGGGAGCGGGCATCGCCGCCGCTCACACTGCGCTCGTGGATTCCGATCCTGCCAGGGACGCGAACCTAACATCGTCGCCGACCGCGATCCTGTTGACCTTCAGCGAAGACATCAACCCCGCGTTCGCCACCGTCGTCGTCAGCGGTGCCGACGGCCGCAACTGGGTGTCTGGATCTCCCAAAGTAGAAGGGCCGCGTCTGACCGCTGTCGTGGGGCCGAACCGCCCCGCTACCGGCGTGTACACCGTCGGCTACCGCGTGGTGTCAACCGATGGCCACCCCGTGACCGGGTCCTACACCTTCACCATCGCCGGCGTTCCCGGCGAGGGGCCACCCTCGCCCGCACCGACCGAACCCGCACCGAACGCCGGCGCTGCGCCTTCACAATCAGCCCCCGAGGGGTCGGACACCAAGACAACGGTCATCACCGCAGCCGTTGCCGGCCTGGCCCTCGGTGCGGCGATCGCCTTCTGGCAATCGAGGAAGCACCGGCGCAAGGATGCAGCCGCCGACGCAATGGGACCGGCGAATCCCACCGACCTCGGCGAGGAATCTGACACGCGGTAA
- a CDS encoding tyrosine-type recombinase/integrase, with translation MSSAGAKHEVDAANASRNYPGWFKDFLSDRAIRKLSPYTIKAYCQDFHAIARQVVGTADAIRNLRTDELTKVSLRSAFAGYADTHSAASVRRCWSTWNTLCTFLITAELVQTNPMPLIGRPKVPKTLPKSYPGRAVTDLVAAIDADRGSARNSDWPERDRAILFTSLLAGLRAEELLNANFGDIRRTDDGGVFHVRGKGNKDRRVPVAGDLLELLDDYLRTRTTRFPQTREETAEGDALHYHLPPTAPLFLGVDGGRITRGTLQYRVLRAFKKAGINGERPPGVLVHGLRHTFATELANANVSVYTLMKLLGHESMATSQRYVDGAGTETRTAAELNPLYDLLRTLERHSRRR, from the coding sequence ATGTCGTCTGCCGGGGCGAAACATGAAGTCGATGCCGCGAATGCATCGCGGAACTACCCCGGATGGTTCAAAGACTTCCTATCTGATCGCGCAATTCGCAAGCTCTCGCCCTACACGATTAAGGCGTATTGTCAGGACTTCCACGCGATTGCTAGGCAGGTAGTCGGTACCGCCGACGCCATTCGCAACCTCCGAACGGACGAGCTGACCAAAGTATCGCTTCGTTCTGCCTTTGCCGGTTACGCCGACACACACTCGGCGGCGTCGGTCCGGCGGTGCTGGTCGACGTGGAACACGTTGTGCACCTTTCTAATAACCGCAGAGCTCGTCCAGACCAATCCTATGCCGCTAATTGGTCGCCCGAAGGTGCCAAAGACTCTCCCAAAGAGCTACCCCGGTCGAGCCGTAACCGATCTGGTCGCCGCTATCGACGCTGACCGAGGATCCGCCCGCAACAGCGACTGGCCCGAACGCGATCGCGCTATTCTCTTTACCTCGCTCTTAGCTGGTCTGAGGGCCGAGGAACTGCTTAACGCCAATTTCGGCGACATTCGCCGAACAGACGACGGCGGCGTATTCCATGTACGCGGAAAAGGGAATAAGGACCGTCGCGTACCGGTTGCCGGAGACCTTCTCGAGCTGCTTGACGACTACCTGCGAACTCGCACCACCCGTTTTCCTCAGACGCGCGAGGAAACAGCCGAGGGTGACGCGCTGCACTATCATTTACCCCCGACTGCTCCCCTCTTCTTAGGCGTCGACGGAGGACGCATCACCCGCGGAACGCTCCAGTATCGAGTCCTGAGAGCCTTTAAGAAAGCCGGCATCAACGGCGAGCGACCACCCGGTGTCCTTGTGCACGGTCTGCGCCACACGTTCGCCACCGAACTCGCCAACGCTAACGTCAGCGTCTACACGCTTATGAAGCTGCTCGGTCACGAATCCATGGCCACGTCACAACGCTACGTCGATGGCGCCGGCACCGAGACCCGAACCGCCGCCGAACTCAACCCCCTCTACGACCTGCTCCGAACTCTCGAGCGGCATTCGCGAAGGCGGTGA
- a CDS encoding type II toxin-antitoxin system Phd/YefM family antitoxin, producing MIDPSLPRVSMTDLRRQFGRILDEVERGHTYVITRRGREVALLIPAAEYSRLKRGRE from the coding sequence ATGATCGATCCCTCGCTGCCGCGGGTCAGCATGACTGACCTACGCCGCCAATTCGGCCGAATACTCGATGAAGTGGAACGGGGACACACCTACGTAATCACAAGGCGTGGGCGCGAAGTCGCTCTGCTCATCCCAGCTGCGGAGTACAGCCGTTTAAAAAGAGGACGCGAATGA
- a CDS encoding IS256 family transposase gives MTTLNDVTKKKAEQSAEQKAAVELVRLAQEQGLSLTGPDGLLKQLTKTVIEAALNEEMTEHLGYEKHDPPEAGSSNIRNGTRSKTVLTDTTGPVEIDVPRDRAATFEPQIVKKRQRRLTGVDEVVLSLYAKGLTTGEISAHFAEIYGASVSKETISRITDKVLEEMNEWTVRPLDETYAAIFIDAIVVKVRDGQVANRPFYAAIGVTLGGERDILGLWAGTGGEGAKFWMAVLTDLRNRGVKDTFFVVCDGLKGLPEVVSNVWPQAIVQTCIIHLIRNTFRLTSRKYWDEIKRDVKPIYTAVNATAARSAFDDLAEKWGQRYPAVIKLWDNAWNEFIPFLDYDVEIRKVICSTNAIESLNARYRRAIKARGHFPSEQAALKCLYLVTRSLDPTGVGRARWTMRWKPALNAFAITFGDRFPAAETY, from the coding sequence ATGACGACACTGAATGACGTGACCAAGAAGAAGGCTGAGCAGTCCGCTGAGCAGAAGGCCGCGGTCGAGCTGGTGCGGCTGGCCCAGGAACAGGGCCTGTCACTGACCGGACCCGATGGGCTGCTCAAACAGCTGACCAAGACGGTGATCGAGGCCGCGCTGAACGAGGAGATGACCGAGCACCTCGGTTATGAAAAACACGACCCGCCCGAGGCGGGGTCGAGCAACATCCGCAACGGCACCCGGTCCAAGACTGTCCTGACCGACACCACCGGCCCGGTCGAGATCGACGTACCGCGGGATCGGGCGGCGACGTTCGAGCCGCAGATCGTCAAGAAACGGCAGCGCCGGCTCACCGGTGTCGATGAGGTCGTGCTGTCGTTGTACGCCAAAGGGCTTACCACCGGCGAGATTTCGGCGCACTTCGCCGAGATCTACGGTGCCTCGGTCTCCAAGGAGACGATCAGCCGAATCACCGACAAGGTACTCGAGGAGATGAACGAATGGACGGTACGGCCTCTGGATGAGACCTACGCCGCGATCTTCATCGACGCGATCGTGGTGAAGGTCCGCGACGGCCAGGTCGCCAACCGACCGTTCTACGCCGCCATCGGGGTCACCCTGGGCGGGGAACGCGACATCCTCGGCCTGTGGGCCGGCACCGGCGGTGAAGGCGCCAAGTTCTGGATGGCCGTGCTCACCGACCTACGAAACCGCGGCGTCAAGGACACCTTCTTCGTGGTCTGCGACGGCCTCAAGGGACTGCCCGAAGTGGTGAGCAACGTGTGGCCCCAAGCGATCGTCCAAACGTGCATCATTCACTTGATACGCAACACCTTTCGGCTCACGTCCCGCAAGTACTGGGATGAGATCAAACGCGATGTGAAGCCGATCTACACCGCGGTCAATGCTACTGCGGCCCGCTCGGCGTTCGATGATCTGGCCGAGAAATGGGGACAGCGCTACCCAGCGGTGATCAAACTCTGGGACAACGCCTGGAACGAGTTCATCCCGTTCCTGGACTACGACGTGGAGATACGGAAGGTGATCTGCTCGACGAATGCCATCGAGTCACTCAACGCCCGCTACCGCCGCGCAATCAAGGCCCGCGGGCACTTCCCCTCCGAGCAGGCCGCCCTGAAATGCCTGTACCTCGTCACCCGATCCCTGGACCCGACCGGCGTCGGCAGGGCACGATGGACGATGCGGTGGAAACCCGCGCTGAATGCGTTCGCGATCACCTTCGGCGACCGATTCCCGGCAGCCGAAACCTACTGA
- the istB gene encoding IS21-like element helper ATPase IstB — translation MTTTNRAAADPVGADLLRLLKALKLGALADTLPERAALARQHKLSHIGFLETLLADEVSRRESRSAALRATKAGLDPSMRFDTWTAQEDLRYDRTLLGDLTSLRFLDAGQSAIVLGPVGVGKTHLATALGHMAIRRRHTVIFGRADKLFTRLRAARLDHTVDTEIRRLAAIDVLIIDDFALRSLDATETSDFYEIVVERHRTKTTIVTSNREPAEWLTMTADTLLAQSAIDRLTAAAHTLVIEGPSYRQRARPGQLDPDHPAEHPQ, via the coding sequence ATGACCACGACCAACCGCGCAGCCGCCGACCCGGTCGGCGCTGATCTGCTCCGACTGCTCAAAGCACTCAAACTCGGCGCGTTGGCCGACACCCTGCCCGAACGTGCCGCCCTGGCCCGCCAACACAAACTCAGCCACATCGGGTTCCTCGAAACTCTGCTGGCTGATGAGGTATCCCGACGCGAATCCCGCTCAGCCGCCTTACGGGCGACCAAAGCCGGACTCGACCCGAGCATGCGTTTCGACACCTGGACCGCACAAGAGGACCTCCGCTATGACCGCACCCTGCTCGGGGATCTGACCTCGCTGCGGTTCCTCGACGCCGGCCAGTCCGCGATCGTCCTCGGGCCCGTCGGAGTAGGCAAGACGCATTTGGCAACAGCGTTGGGGCACATGGCTATTCGCCGACGGCACACCGTCATATTCGGTCGCGCCGACAAACTGTTCACCCGGCTACGCGCAGCCCGACTCGACCACACCGTCGACACCGAGATCCGCCGCCTGGCCGCGATTGACGTCCTCATCATCGACGACTTCGCGCTGCGCTCGCTCGATGCCACCGAAACCAGCGACTTCTACGAAATCGTCGTCGAACGTCACCGCACCAAGACCACCATCGTGACCTCCAACCGGGAACCCGCCGAATGGCTGACCATGACCGCCGACACGCTATTGGCTCAATCAGCCATCGACCGACTGACCGCGGCGGCCCACACCCTGGTCATCGAAGGACCGTCCTACCGCCAACGCGCCCGGCCCGGCCAGCTTGACCCAGACCACCCCGCCGAGCATCCTCAATAA
- the istA gene encoding IS21 family transposase, whose product MAFREVSVNEIREVLRVWLGVVGLPAPGYRRIAAHCGVDRKTVRRYVEAAQAAGLRRDDDVSALDDGLIGAVAEAVRPVRPDGHGAAWDRLLEFEEQITAWVAGEGEARPLTITKIATLLDRRGCVVPYRTLNRFASERCGFGRKDTTVRVADGDPGVECQIDFGYLGMLTDTGDGRRRKVHALIFTAVYSRHMFVWLSYSQTLAAVIAGAQAAWEFFGGVFAVLIPDNLKPVIAAADAVNPRFTAGWLDYAGHGGFLTDPARVRSPKDKPRVERTVQYVRGNFWDGETFTSLEQAQQAATAWCERTAGMRIHGTTCARPVEVFTAEEQRLLLPVPGAYDVPVFKAVKVHRDFHAEVGKALYSLPEQWIGTTVDVRADSELVKFYHRGTLVKVHPRQPAGGRSTDRNDLPEHKASYALRDLAALIAACASHGPNVGIYAERILDDPLPWTRMRTVYRLQGLVRRYGAERVDRACSLALDLDVVSVNKIASMLERATETTTPALPRAVGQSATRFSRDPSEFTNTPASLTVVADAQPEETR is encoded by the coding sequence ATGGCTTTTCGGGAGGTCAGTGTGAACGAGATCAGGGAAGTGCTGCGGGTGTGGCTCGGGGTGGTGGGGTTACCGGCGCCGGGGTACCGCAGGATCGCCGCGCATTGCGGTGTGGACCGCAAAACGGTGCGCCGCTACGTGGAGGCCGCCCAGGCAGCGGGGCTGCGCCGAGACGACGATGTCAGCGCGCTCGATGACGGGTTGATCGGTGCGGTCGCCGAAGCGGTCCGCCCGGTGCGCCCCGATGGTCACGGCGCGGCCTGGGATCGGCTGCTCGAATTCGAGGAGCAGATCACCGCGTGGGTGGCCGGCGAGGGCGAGGCGCGGCCGTTGACGATCACCAAGATCGCGACGCTGTTGGACCGCCGAGGGTGTGTGGTTCCGTATCGGACGTTGAACCGATTCGCCAGTGAACGTTGCGGTTTCGGACGTAAGGACACCACGGTGCGAGTCGCCGACGGCGACCCGGGGGTGGAATGCCAGATCGATTTCGGCTACCTGGGGATGCTCACCGACACCGGTGATGGTCGTCGCCGCAAGGTGCACGCGTTGATCTTCACCGCCGTCTACAGCCGGCACATGTTCGTGTGGTTGTCGTATTCGCAGACCTTGGCGGCGGTGATCGCTGGCGCTCAGGCGGCGTGGGAGTTCTTCGGCGGCGTCTTCGCGGTGCTGATCCCGGATAACTTGAAACCGGTGATCGCCGCTGCCGATGCGGTCAACCCCCGGTTCACCGCGGGCTGGCTCGATTACGCCGGTCATGGCGGGTTCCTCACCGACCCGGCCCGGGTGCGCTCGCCCAAGGACAAGCCGCGGGTCGAACGCACGGTGCAGTATGTGCGTGGAAACTTCTGGGACGGTGAAACATTCACCAGTCTCGAGCAGGCGCAGCAGGCGGCGACCGCGTGGTGTGAGCGGACGGCCGGTATGCGCATCCACGGCACCACCTGCGCACGGCCGGTGGAGGTGTTCACCGCCGAAGAACAGCGACTCCTGCTGCCGGTGCCGGGGGCCTACGACGTGCCGGTGTTCAAGGCGGTCAAGGTGCACCGCGACTTCCACGCCGAGGTCGGCAAAGCCCTGTACTCGTTGCCCGAGCAGTGGATCGGCACCACGGTGGACGTGCGCGCCGATAGCGAGCTGGTGAAGTTCTATCACCGCGGCACGCTGGTGAAGGTCCATCCCCGCCAACCGGCAGGTGGGCGCAGCACCGACCGCAATGATCTGCCTGAGCACAAGGCCAGCTATGCGCTGCGGGACTTGGCGGCGTTGATCGCGGCGTGTGCCAGCCACGGGCCGAATGTCGGGATCTACGCCGAACGCATCCTCGATGACCCGCTGCCCTGGACCCGGATGCGGACCGTCTACCGGCTCCAGGGTCTGGTGCGCCGTTACGGCGCTGAGCGCGTCGATCGAGCATGTTCACTCGCGTTGGACCTCGACGTCGTCTCGGTCAACAAGATCGCTTCCATGCTGGAACGCGCCACCGAAACCACCACTCCGGCATTGCCCCGGGCGGTCGGGCAGTCAGCTACCCGGTTCTCGCGTGATCCATCCGAATTCACCAACACCCCAGCATCATTGACCGTCGTGGCCGATGCGCAACCCGAGGAGACCCGCTGA
- a CDS encoding helix-turn-helix domain-containing protein: protein MANDIVLILLANRADEKFSCYPSVRTLASESCAARSTILATLGKLERQGLIQRVAQYHDSGARRPSSYLLNHPDAPHRRASPDLGHPQSVDTTGAVRSLEREGPPPIPQRVHEADPLNRVREPPSEPSTAFVLESLPTPWRVSGKDARKLSPAIEAAFAAGWTSQTLVAHLSSRPEGVRHPAAVLARRLNELPTPPSISAGRRTPWCGECEDPLSRTITISQSDGTDAASFCPRCSPQMQPRATIEPNRKDYRS, encoded by the coding sequence ATGGCAAACGACATAGTTCTCATCTTGCTCGCGAATCGCGCAGACGAGAAGTTCTCATGCTACCCATCGGTTCGTACGCTCGCCTCTGAGTCGTGCGCCGCACGGAGCACCATCTTGGCGACGCTTGGCAAGCTCGAAAGGCAAGGGCTCATACAGCGAGTCGCGCAGTATCACGACTCCGGTGCCAGACGCCCAAGTAGTTACCTTCTCAATCATCCCGATGCGCCGCACAGGCGCGCCAGTCCAGATCTCGGACACCCCCAGTCCGTGGACACCACCGGGGCCGTCCGATCCCTGGAGAGGGAAGGTCCACCGCCTATACCTCAGCGGGTCCACGAGGCGGACCCCTTGAACCGTGTAAGAGAACCTCCATCTGAACCATCCACGGCATTCGTACTGGAATCGCTTCCCACGCCGTGGCGAGTTAGCGGTAAGGATGCAAGGAAGCTGTCACCCGCAATCGAGGCAGCCTTCGCTGCGGGCTGGACATCGCAGACTCTGGTGGCCCACCTGTCGTCTCGACCCGAGGGCGTCCGCCACCCCGCCGCCGTCCTCGCGCGGCGACTGAATGAGTTACCGACCCCACCTTCCATCTCGGCGGGACGGAGGACGCCGTGGTGCGGCGAGTGCGAGGACCCGCTGTCGCGCACCATCACAATCTCACAGTCGGACGGCACGGATGCAGCATCGTTCTGTCCACGCTGTAGCCCACAAATGCAACCAAGGGCCACCATTGAGCCGAATCGAAAAGACTATAGGAGCTGA
- a CDS encoding helix-turn-helix domain-containing protein yields MSSNTFEGLPLLLPVPQAAKLLGISRASAYRLAGTGELPSRRLGGRIYIVTAELRVIVAA; encoded by the coding sequence ATGTCCAGCAATACGTTTGAAGGACTACCACTTCTTCTGCCCGTACCGCAGGCGGCCAAGCTTCTGGGAATCAGTCGGGCCTCGGCCTACCGGCTCGCTGGCACGGGAGAGTTGCCGTCGCGACGGCTCGGCGGGCGTATCTATATCGTCACAGCTGAGCTGCGCGTAATCGTTGCCGCATGA
- a CDS encoding tyrosine-type recombinase/integrase codes for MGSKPDGTRDRRRFTYRTLAEARREFRRITTEVASGSYARKSAITVEDACEQWLAGRRGVRRVTLEGYTHDLKAVRRYLGGKKLQQLTKADGDALVDWMLTEGRSSRKRYQAESLATRVATLISKHPLGVSAAELAAAFPENDVHTCLAGLRRANRVTRVRRGVYVLDELDTGRSAVSGVKPITVRSTLTTFGMVVQSFVDQGALTRNIVSLVERPTDELIEDRPETAKSWSLADVERFRASVREDRLFACWLLSCYGLRRSEVLAVRWSALDGDTLAIRRSRVVVGNQSIEGLPKSRRSLRDLPLPAELSNALGDLRSRQQKEAEAFGVPWSVDCLIAVREDGTPIRHEWYSDEFQRLRARAGLRRIHLKGLRNTSVSLMLAGGLPVHVVAAWHGHDPAVSLSIYSDAQRDDLRAAGAALFG; via the coding sequence GTGGGCAGCAAGCCGGACGGCACCCGCGACCGCAGGCGGTTTACGTACCGAACTTTGGCAGAGGCGAGACGCGAATTCCGTCGAATCACAACCGAAGTCGCTTCCGGTAGTTACGCACGGAAGTCCGCGATCACCGTCGAAGATGCATGCGAACAGTGGCTGGCAGGCCGCCGCGGCGTCCGTAGAGTGACTCTTGAGGGCTACACCCACGACTTGAAAGCCGTTCGCCGCTACCTTGGCGGCAAAAAGCTGCAGCAGCTAACCAAAGCTGACGGTGACGCCCTAGTGGACTGGATGCTCACCGAGGGACGCAGCTCGCGAAAACGCTATCAGGCAGAAAGCCTTGCAACGCGTGTTGCGACGCTCATCTCAAAGCACCCGCTTGGAGTGAGCGCGGCAGAATTGGCGGCCGCCTTTCCCGAGAATGACGTGCACACATGCTTGGCTGGCCTTCGAAGAGCGAACCGTGTTACCCGCGTGCGGCGAGGTGTCTACGTCCTCGACGAACTCGACACCGGAAGAAGTGCGGTGAGTGGCGTGAAGCCAATCACAGTCAGGTCGACGTTAACCACCTTCGGAATGGTCGTCCAATCCTTCGTTGATCAGGGTGCACTGACCCGCAACATCGTCTCGCTCGTCGAGCGCCCCACCGACGAGCTCATCGAGGACCGACCTGAGACAGCGAAGTCCTGGTCACTAGCCGATGTCGAACGGTTCCGCGCTTCGGTGCGTGAAGACCGCCTATTCGCCTGTTGGCTGCTGAGTTGCTACGGATTACGTCGTTCCGAGGTGCTCGCTGTTCGATGGTCCGCCCTGGACGGTGACACGCTTGCCATCCGCCGAAGCCGCGTCGTGGTGGGCAACCAGTCGATTGAGGGCCTGCCGAAGTCCCGACGCAGCTTGCGAGACCTGCCACTTCCCGCCGAGCTGTCGAACGCGCTCGGAGACCTTCGATCCCGTCAGCAGAAGGAAGCCGAAGCGTTCGGAGTTCCCTGGTCGGTCGATTGCTTGATCGCGGTGCGCGAAGATGGCACCCCCATCCGCCACGAGTGGTACTCCGACGAGTTCCAGCGGCTGCGTGCACGAGCCGGTCTGCGCCGGATACATCTCAAGGGACTCCGCAACACGAGCGTCAGTTTGATGTTGGCAGGCGGTTTACCGGTGCACGTCGTGGCCGCGTGGCATGGCCATGATCCGGCAGTCTCCCTGTCGATCTACTCCGACGCCCAGCGCGACGATTTGCGAGCCGCTGGCGCCGCACTCTTCGGCTAA
- a CDS encoding cryptochrome/photolyase family protein, whose amino-acid sequence MYGGEHAHREVLLVEATSALRKRRYHRQKLHLVLSALRHADQDLGDRTTLLQADTYTDALERFGRPVLVHQPTSFAAERFVNRLQEQGLVADVLPTPMFALPRKDFEHWAGNRQRFRMEDFYRDQRRRFNVLMDGSEPVGNRWNYDEDNREPPPKKQKTLGLPKPYQPREDEIDAQVRRDLDGMDLDTVGVDGPRLFAVTPDEAQRALKRFVEQRLPDFGRYEDAIMGEDWAMSHSLLSVPLNLGVLHPLDAVEAAEQAYRREEAPLAAVEGFIRQILGWREYMWHLYWHFGPEYTDNNALGATTELPQWWTDLDADAVTAECLRHALMGVRDRGWSHHIQRLMVLGNHALQRGYKPDDLTEWFATAYVDGFRWVMPTNVIGMSQHADGGRLATKPYASGGAYINKMSDHCGDCAYDPKKRLGDDACPFTAGYWNFVHHNRDMLAKNNRTQRVVANMDRLTDLDAVLEQEADRQQF is encoded by the coding sequence ATGTACGGCGGCGAGCACGCCCACCGCGAGGTGCTGCTCGTCGAGGCCACCTCCGCCCTTCGGAAGCGTCGCTATCACCGCCAGAAGTTGCATCTAGTCCTCTCGGCGCTGCGCCACGCCGACCAGGATCTCGGTGATCGCACCACCTTGCTCCAGGCCGACACCTACACCGACGCCCTCGAGCGATTTGGGCGACCGGTCCTGGTGCACCAGCCCACGTCGTTCGCCGCGGAGAGATTCGTCAACCGGCTGCAGGAGCAAGGTCTCGTCGCCGACGTCCTGCCGACACCCATGTTTGCGTTGCCACGCAAGGACTTCGAACACTGGGCCGGCAATCGCCAACGGTTCAGGATGGAGGACTTCTACCGCGACCAGCGCCGACGCTTCAACGTGCTGATGGACGGTAGCGAACCCGTCGGCAACCGGTGGAACTACGACGAGGACAACCGCGAGCCGCCGCCCAAGAAGCAGAAGACGCTCGGCCTGCCCAAGCCCTACCAACCCCGCGAGGACGAGATCGACGCGCAGGTGCGCCGCGACCTCGACGGGATGGACCTCGACACCGTCGGCGTCGACGGCCCGCGCCTGTTCGCCGTCACCCCCGACGAGGCCCAGCGCGCACTCAAGAGGTTCGTCGAGCAGCGGCTGCCGGATTTCGGCCGCTACGAGGACGCCATCATGGGTGAGGACTGGGCGATGTCGCACTCGTTGCTGTCGGTGCCCCTCAACCTCGGCGTCCTGCATCCACTCGACGCGGTCGAGGCCGCCGAACAGGCCTACCGCCGCGAGGAAGCGCCGCTGGCCGCCGTCGAGGGATTCATCCGCCAGATCCTCGGCTGGCGTGAGTACATGTGGCACCTGTACTGGCACTTCGGGCCGGAGTACACCGATAACAACGCCCTCGGTGCCACCACCGAACTGCCGCAGTGGTGGACTGATCTCGACGCCGACGCCGTCACCGCCGAGTGTCTACGGCACGCGCTGATGGGGGTCCGCGACCGCGGCTGGAGCCATCACATCCAGCGCCTCATGGTGCTCGGCAACCATGCGCTCCAGCGTGGTTACAAACCCGACGACCTGACCGAATGGTTCGCCACGGCCTACGTCGACGGGTTCCGCTGGGTGATGCCGACCAACGTCATCGGCATGAGCCAGCATGCCGACGGCGGCCGGCTCGCCACCAAGCCATACGCGTCCGGCGGCGCGTACATCAACAAGATGAGCGACCACTGCGGCGACTGCGCCTACGACCCGAAGAAGCGCCTCGGTGACGACGCCTGCCCGTTCACCGCCGGCTACTGGAACTTCGTCCACCACAACCGCGACATGCTGGCCAAGAACAATCGGACCCAACGGGTCGTCGCCAACATGGACCGGCTCACGGATCTCGACGCCGTTCTCGAGCAAGAAGCAGACCGCCAACAGTTCTGA